From a single Streptomyces sp. NBC_00377 genomic region:
- a CDS encoding beta-ketoacyl synthase N-terminal-like domain-containing protein, with protein MSGWSTGSPYGLGAEAFADGVRAGRDATTASGQGPYRRAGEIPEFDARAILGRKGTRSMDRATAIAVTTTGMLLETAGGGLAGDRPDGIGMVLGTGHGSVQSIMDFTRDSLTGEKPFHVDPARFPNTVMNRAAGQSAIWHTLRGPNATVAGGALTGLLALNYASRLLRQGHCEAVLCGAVEEYSADRAWLEYRGRQDTPRRSAGPLGEGCALFLLEPRSRAEAYGRSPLATLLGSRFLGFPEPEGAQQAVVRAVTEALKEAGAEPEDVSLIVPSDTGGALGGREEAALNEVFGPHRPRRLRLRRLIGDASAASAAFQLAAALCVTEPGGVALVTSVDPDGQAGCTLLRV; from the coding sequence GTGTCCGGATGGTCCACGGGATCGCCGTACGGGCTCGGCGCCGAGGCGTTCGCCGACGGGGTGCGCGCGGGCCGGGACGCCACGACCGCGTCCGGTCAGGGACCGTACCGGCGGGCCGGTGAGATACCGGAGTTCGACGCGCGCGCGATCCTCGGCCGCAAGGGCACCCGGTCCATGGACCGGGCCACCGCCATCGCCGTCACCACCACCGGCATGCTCCTGGAGACCGCCGGCGGCGGCCTCGCCGGAGACCGGCCCGACGGCATCGGCATGGTGCTCGGTACCGGCCACGGCAGCGTGCAGAGCATCATGGACTTCACCCGTGACTCCCTCACCGGGGAGAAGCCCTTCCACGTCGACCCGGCCCGCTTCCCCAACACGGTGATGAACCGGGCGGCCGGACAGAGCGCCATCTGGCACACCCTGCGCGGCCCCAACGCCACCGTGGCCGGCGGCGCACTGACCGGACTGCTGGCCCTGAACTACGCGTCGCGGCTGCTGCGGCAGGGCCACTGCGAGGCCGTGCTGTGCGGGGCCGTCGAGGAGTACTCGGCCGACCGCGCCTGGCTGGAGTACCGGGGCAGACAGGACACCCCCCGACGCTCCGCGGGACCGCTCGGCGAGGGCTGTGCGCTGTTCCTCCTCGAACCGCGCAGCCGTGCAGAGGCGTACGGGCGCAGCCCGCTGGCCACGCTGCTCGGCAGCCGCTTCCTCGGGTTCCCGGAGCCGGAGGGCGCCCAGCAGGCCGTCGTACGGGCCGTCACCGAGGCGCTCAAGGAGGCAGGCGCGGAGCCCGAGGACGTGTCGCTGATCGTGCCGAGCGACACCGGCGGCGCCCTCGGCGGACGCGAGGAGGCCGCCCTCAACGAGGTGTTCGGCCCGCACCGGCCCCGCCGCCTGCGCCTGCGCCGGCTCATCGGCGACGCCTCCGCCGCGTCCGCCGCCTTCCAGCTGGCCGCCGCGCTCTGCGTCACCGAACCCGGCGGGGTGGCCCTGGTCACCTCCGTCGACCCCGACGGCCAGGCGGGCTGCACGCTGCTGCGGGTCTGA
- a CDS encoding beta-ketoacyl-[acyl-carrier-protein] synthase family protein, which produces MTGEVVVTGIGAVTCHGGGTDTLWRAMTAAGIRRPDEPADPLAVMDLPRINLVPDPDLRAARATRFAVAAAREALADAGLTGLSEAAVVLGSCMGEPGPNERERGGEEWTAPFRLASATATRLGLAGVAHDIGNACSAGGYALGMAYDMVRAGETDVVLAGGSDAYSRVALGCFNRLGAVDPDRCRPFETDRAGTVFAEGAGILVVESAAHAEARGATAPLTLAGSGWSCDAGHVTAPHADGEQIVRAMREAVGPAGGAASIGCVIPHGTGTRLGDEVESQALHRVFGERTPEVPLYSLKALLGHAGGASAALGAVAGALILRDGHVPRNVPLREQDPACAVWLPQRAPVPLPRGRRRVLVNAYGFGGSNSSLVLEGAAA; this is translated from the coding sequence ATGACCGGCGAGGTCGTGGTCACCGGGATCGGTGCCGTCACCTGCCACGGCGGGGGCACGGACACACTGTGGCGTGCCATGACGGCGGCCGGGATCCGCCGGCCGGACGAGCCGGCGGACCCGCTCGCGGTGATGGACCTGCCGCGGATCAACCTGGTGCCCGACCCCGACCTGCGGGCGGCGCGCGCCACCCGGTTCGCCGTCGCGGCGGCCCGTGAGGCGCTCGCCGACGCGGGTCTGACCGGGCTGTCCGAGGCGGCGGTCGTCCTCGGCAGCTGCATGGGCGAGCCCGGTCCCAACGAGCGCGAGCGGGGCGGCGAGGAATGGACCGCGCCGTTCCGGCTGGCCTCCGCGACCGCCACGCGACTCGGCCTGGCGGGCGTCGCCCACGACATCGGCAACGCCTGCTCGGCCGGCGGCTACGCACTGGGCATGGCGTACGACATGGTGCGCGCGGGCGAGACCGACGTGGTGCTCGCCGGCGGGTCCGACGCCTACTCGCGGGTCGCGCTCGGCTGCTTCAACCGGCTCGGCGCGGTCGACCCGGACCGGTGCCGGCCCTTCGAGACCGACCGGGCCGGCACGGTCTTCGCCGAGGGCGCGGGCATCCTCGTCGTCGAGTCCGCGGCCCACGCCGAGGCCCGCGGCGCCACCGCCCCGCTGACCCTGGCCGGCTCCGGCTGGAGCTGCGACGCGGGCCATGTGACGGCGCCGCACGCGGACGGCGAGCAGATCGTCCGGGCCATGCGCGAGGCCGTCGGCCCGGCGGGCGGTGCCGCGTCCATCGGGTGTGTGATCCCGCACGGCACCGGGACGCGGCTCGGCGACGAGGTGGAGAGCCAGGCGCTGCACCGGGTCTTCGGCGAGCGGACGCCCGAGGTGCCCCTCTACAGCCTCAAGGCGCTGCTCGGCCATGCGGGCGGAGCGTCGGCCGCGCTCGGCGCGGTCGCGGGCGCGCTGATCCTGCGCGACGGGCACGTCCCGCGCAACGTGCCGCTGCGCGAGCAGGACCCCGCGTGCGCGGTGTGGCTGCCGCAGCGCGCTCCGGTGCCGCTGCCGCGCGGCCGGCGGCGGGTCCTGGTGAACGCGTACGGGTTCGGCGGCAGCAATTCCTCACTGGTCCTGGAAGGAGCGGCGGCATGA
- a CDS encoding beta-ketoacyl synthase N-terminal-like domain-containing protein — protein sequence MSGTMWAVTGVGSVAPETGAEDGDWFDHRVRLGPRGYKYLPAAAQYLLAAAREALADGGRTDAVPADRRGAAFALNGGFAELFDTMDRRIALEGGAAGLSPATAPYFAVSLLGSRLTSELGLKAFALTSASPRVAALEAVEAGGRALAAGRCDTLLAGAAEHRLPKSPAGDGEQGAVALTLEPRAAAEARGARVRGTVAARSLFVPPGRELPAGLIPGAVRRLLSDLDTEVEVHHVSDGSPFGSAVAAAVDRAAGATGRVTPAGAGCLAAAQALAGLFTGPPGTRLLTTATREGHAALALVRTGPDPYRNPETSHTSQKRGTH from the coding sequence ATGAGCGGGACCATGTGGGCCGTGACGGGGGTCGGCTCGGTCGCCCCCGAGACCGGCGCCGAGGACGGCGACTGGTTCGACCACCGGGTCCGGCTCGGGCCGCGCGGCTACAAGTACCTGCCCGCCGCCGCCCAGTACCTCCTCGCCGCGGCCCGCGAGGCGCTCGCCGACGGCGGCCGCACCGACGCGGTGCCCGCGGACCGCAGAGGCGCCGCGTTCGCGCTCAACGGCGGTTTCGCCGAACTCTTCGACACCATGGACCGCCGGATCGCGCTGGAGGGCGGCGCGGCCGGACTGTCACCCGCGACGGCGCCCTACTTCGCGGTGAGCCTGCTCGGCTCCCGCCTCACCTCCGAACTCGGCCTGAAAGCCTTTGCGTTGACGTCGGCGAGCCCGAGGGTCGCGGCCCTGGAGGCGGTCGAGGCAGGGGGCCGCGCCCTCGCGGCCGGCCGCTGCGACACGCTCCTGGCAGGCGCGGCCGAGCACCGGCTCCCCAAGAGTCCGGCCGGGGACGGAGAACAGGGCGCCGTCGCCCTGACCCTGGAGCCGCGGGCCGCCGCCGAGGCGCGCGGCGCCCGCGTCCGGGGCACCGTCGCCGCCCGGTCGCTGTTCGTCCCGCCCGGCCGTGAACTGCCCGCCGGGCTGATCCCCGGGGCGGTGCGCAGGCTGCTGTCGGACCTGGACACCGAGGTGGAGGTCCACCACGTCTCGGACGGCTCGCCGTTCGGCTCGGCGGTGGCCGCCGCCGTGGACCGGGCCGCCGGCGCCACCGGGCGGGTGACCCCGGCGGGGGCGGGCTGTCTGGCCGCCGCCCAGGCGCTGGCCGGGCTGTTCACCGGTCCGCCCGGCACCCGGCTGCTGACCACCGCCACGCGCGAGGGGCACGCCGCGCTGGCACTGGTCCGTACCGGACCGGACCCGTACCGGAATCCCGAGACGTCGCACACTTCCCAGAAGCGGGGGACCCACTGA
- a CDS encoding 2-hydroxychromene-2-carboxylate isomerase, whose amino-acid sequence MSSGKRKRVTPRFYFSLRSPYSWLAYRELVDEHPELAARIEWIPFCEPDELSRKMLDAAGGEFPYAAMSAAKHRYILQDVRRLAAARGLSFRWPVDRDPVWEVPHLGYLAARRHGRGAEFVALAARARWEEGRDICDPATIGSFGPELGIDSAELAGASDDPQLREEGLAALLAVHRDGVFGVPFFTVHYDKFWGVDRLRDFVTAAAAREVLEADRSRASEELPHGPSFDDGHAGGCG is encoded by the coding sequence GTGAGCAGCGGGAAGCGCAAGCGGGTGACGCCGCGGTTCTACTTCTCGCTGCGCAGCCCGTACTCCTGGCTCGCCTACCGCGAACTCGTCGACGAGCACCCCGAACTGGCCGCACGGATCGAGTGGATCCCGTTCTGCGAGCCGGACGAGCTGAGCCGCAAGATGCTGGACGCGGCGGGCGGGGAGTTCCCCTACGCGGCGATGTCGGCGGCGAAGCACCGCTACATCCTCCAGGACGTACGGCGGCTCGCCGCGGCGCGCGGGCTGAGCTTCCGGTGGCCCGTCGACCGGGACCCCGTGTGGGAGGTGCCGCACCTCGGGTACCTCGCCGCCCGGCGGCACGGCAGGGGCGCGGAGTTCGTCGCGCTCGCCGCGCGGGCCCGCTGGGAGGAGGGCCGGGACATCTGCGACCCGGCGACCATCGGCTCCTTCGGTCCGGAACTCGGCATCGACAGTGCCGAGTTGGCGGGCGCGTCCGACGATCCGCAGCTGCGTGAGGAGGGCCTCGCGGCGCTGCTCGCGGTGCACCGCGACGGGGTGTTCGGGGTGCCCTTCTTCACCGTCCACTACGACAAGTTCTGGGGCGTCGACCGGCTCCGGGACTTCGTGACGGCGGCCGCCGCCCGCGAGGTTCTGGAAGCCGACCGCTCCCGCGCATCCGAGGAGCTCCCGCACGGCCCGTCGTTCGACGACGGCCACGCGGGCGGCTGCGGCTGA
- the fabG gene encoding 3-oxoacyl-[acyl-carrier-protein] reductase — protein sequence MTAETSPAARAARPDGTTGAKVALVTGGSRGIGRAVVNRLASDGYDIAFCYRSDEAAADLVAKEVTALGRRAFARKVDVAEREQVKAFVTSVEDEFGPVAAAVTSAGITRDNPLVLMPDDDWDAVIGTNLDGTYHVCRSVIFPMIKRRGGAVVTLSSVAGVAGNAAQTNYAASKAGIIGFTRSLAKEGGRYNIRANTVAPGFIDTDMTSVLAEKVTKEMLGRIPLGRFGTAADVAALVSFLVSDQAAYVTGQVFQVDGGIAL from the coding sequence ATGACTGCTGAGACTTCCCCGGCCGCTCGTGCCGCTCGGCCGGACGGGACCACCGGGGCGAAGGTCGCTCTGGTCACCGGCGGCTCGCGCGGTATCGGCCGCGCCGTCGTGAACCGGCTCGCGAGCGACGGCTACGACATCGCGTTCTGCTACCGCTCCGACGAGGCCGCCGCCGACCTGGTGGCGAAGGAGGTCACCGCCCTGGGCCGCAGGGCGTTCGCCCGCAAGGTGGACGTCGCGGAGCGCGAGCAGGTCAAGGCGTTCGTCACGAGCGTCGAGGACGAGTTCGGGCCCGTCGCCGCCGCGGTCACCTCGGCCGGGATCACCCGGGACAACCCGCTCGTCCTGATGCCCGACGACGACTGGGACGCGGTGATAGGAACCAACCTGGACGGCACGTACCACGTCTGCCGTTCGGTGATCTTCCCGATGATCAAACGGCGCGGCGGCGCGGTCGTGACCCTGTCGTCCGTCGCCGGTGTCGCGGGCAACGCCGCACAGACCAACTACGCGGCGTCCAAGGCCGGCATCATCGGATTCACCCGCTCCCTCGCCAAGGAGGGCGGCCGGTACAACATCCGCGCCAACACGGTCGCCCCGGGCTTCATCGACACCGACATGACGTCGGTCCTGGCGGAGAAGGTCACCAAGGAGATGCTCGGGCGGATCCCGCTGGGCCGCTTCGGAACGGCCGCCGACGTCGCCGCGCTCGTCTCCTTCCTCGTCTCCGACCAGGCCGCCTACGTCACCGGACAGGTGTTCCAGGTGGACGGCGGCATCGCGCTGTGA
- a CDS encoding alpha/beta fold hydrolase, with protein MTSHGAGEGSMRVRLRRAAHDGARRPVRVLLLHGLAGSTAVWRRFTELSGGELELWEAELPWAAHGDTRWSHDPDPVPWVARALDAVPGRVDLLIAHSFAANAVLELLVSRPAGRPGAAVLVSPFHRGTPEEFEWDTAVYYLHGFQRILDEGLRVGSDGRIPAELREAMALRVRDRIGPYGWMRFFDAYLRSPFLDTSAVGLPTLVVAGEHDFAARPADARALAAALPDARLRIFERSGHFPMAEQPELFAGAVHGFLSSLTPASSLSS; from the coding sequence ATGACGTCCCACGGAGCCGGCGAAGGCAGTATGCGGGTACGGCTGCGCAGGGCGGCGCACGACGGCGCCCGGCGGCCCGTGCGGGTGCTGCTCCTGCACGGCCTCGCCGGATCGACCGCCGTGTGGCGGCGGTTCACGGAGCTGTCCGGAGGCGAACTGGAGCTGTGGGAGGCCGAACTTCCCTGGGCCGCCCACGGCGACACCCGCTGGAGCCACGACCCGGACCCGGTGCCCTGGGTGGCCAGGGCGCTGGACGCCGTACCCGGGCGGGTCGATCTGCTGATCGCGCACTCCTTCGCCGCCAACGCCGTACTCGAACTCCTGGTGTCGCGTCCCGCCGGCCGGCCGGGCGCCGCCGTCCTCGTGTCACCGTTCCACCGCGGTACGCCCGAGGAGTTCGAGTGGGACACCGCCGTCTACTACCTGCACGGCTTCCAGCGCATCCTCGACGAAGGGCTGCGGGTCGGCTCCGACGGCCGGATCCCCGCCGAGCTGCGCGAGGCCATGGCCCTGCGGGTGCGTGACCGGATCGGCCCCTACGGCTGGATGCGGTTCTTCGACGCGTACCTGCGCAGTCCCTTCCTCGACACCTCGGCCGTCGGGCTGCCCACCCTCGTCGTGGCCGGCGAGCACGACTTCGCCGCCAGGCCCGCGGACGCCCGTGCCCTCGCCGCGGCGCTGCCGGACGCCCGACTGCGGATCTTCGAACGGTCCGGGCACTTCCCGATGGCCGAGCAGCCCGAACTGTTCGCGGGGGCCGTGCACGGCTTCCTGTCGTCCCTGACGCCCGCCTCCTCCCTTTCCTCCTGA
- a CDS encoding acyl-CoA thioesterase, producing MTANSTALTLQEPSSLDIRPRYEGSNICTWIGFKHVNYLVEEAVLNHLRQGGLLPGTVYETYGLCTDIVDIDTRILHAFHIDDVAHAEVKPHRRAKDGELLLSVVLHVQRDTLLKAVTSTVRVQLRLDPRGGGNEPVPESLAPYAVERLAAAPAWDVTAPEVNPDSADLVKELTAGTNSFAWKFRIPYWYCHFTERIQMSGYLRLMEEAKDQLVAARGVSIKTLLDEQNWIPVVPHSRITVLDEARMEEDLYVVLTVEEVFKGFTYTSRMDTYVVRDGALVHTATGRITHGYAVIENRRDWSLVSFDDRMNAALEGKSA from the coding sequence GTGACCGCGAACAGCACCGCCCTCACCCTCCAGGAGCCGAGCTCCCTGGACATACGGCCCCGCTACGAGGGCTCCAACATCTGCACCTGGATCGGCTTCAAGCACGTCAACTACCTCGTCGAGGAAGCCGTGCTGAACCATCTGCGACAGGGCGGCCTCCTGCCGGGCACGGTGTACGAGACGTACGGCCTGTGCACCGACATCGTCGACATCGACACCCGCATCCTGCACGCCTTCCACATCGACGACGTGGCGCACGCCGAGGTCAAACCGCACCGCAGGGCCAAGGACGGCGAACTGCTCCTCTCCGTGGTGCTGCACGTCCAGCGCGACACCCTCCTGAAGGCCGTGACCTCCACCGTCCGCGTCCAGCTGCGCCTCGACCCGCGCGGCGGGGGCAACGAGCCGGTGCCCGAGTCCCTCGCCCCGTACGCCGTCGAGCGGCTGGCCGCCGCCCCCGCCTGGGACGTCACCGCCCCCGAGGTGAACCCGGACTCCGCGGACCTGGTCAAGGAGCTGACGGCGGGCACCAACTCCTTCGCCTGGAAGTTCCGGATCCCCTACTGGTACTGCCACTTCACCGAGCGCATCCAGATGTCGGGCTACCTGCGGCTGATGGAGGAGGCCAAGGACCAGCTCGTCGCCGCCCGGGGCGTGTCCATCAAGACCCTCCTCGACGAGCAGAACTGGATCCCCGTCGTCCCGCACTCGCGCATCACCGTCCTCGACGAGGCGCGCATGGAGGAGGACCTGTACGTCGTCCTCACCGTCGAGGAGGTCTTCAAGGGCTTCACCTACACCTCCCGGATGGACACCTACGTCGTCCGTGACGGTGCGCTGGTGCACACCGCGACCGGCAGGATCACCCACGGCTACGCGGTGATCGAGAACCGCCGCGACTGGAGCCTGGTCTCCTTCGACGACCGCATGAACGCGGCGCTGGAGGGCAAGTCGGCATGA
- a CDS encoding 3-hydroxyacyl-ACP dehydratase FabZ family protein produces the protein MSPASALGAHGLELLRNEPSGATTAFVAEPGDPVLIGHYPGFPVQPGVFLLEAADRTARLWADGAGLGAGLELVAMDRCRFRRPVFPGDRVSTEVTVDVGEDGGLLTARASALTVAGAVADIRLRYRRTGAATTPTSEGEAK, from the coding sequence GTGAGCCCCGCGAGCGCGCTCGGCGCGCACGGCCTGGAGCTGCTGCGCAACGAGCCGTCCGGCGCCACCACCGCCTTCGTCGCCGAGCCCGGCGACCCGGTGCTCATCGGCCACTACCCGGGCTTCCCGGTACAGCCGGGCGTGTTCCTGCTCGAGGCCGCCGACCGCACCGCCCGGCTCTGGGCGGACGGCGCCGGTCTCGGCGCGGGCCTCGAACTGGTCGCCATGGACCGCTGCCGCTTCCGCCGTCCGGTCTTCCCCGGCGACCGGGTCTCCACCGAGGTGACGGTCGACGTCGGTGAGGACGGCGGGCTGCTGACCGCCAGGGCGTCCGCGCTCACCGTGGCCGGAGCCGTCGCCGACATCAGACTGCGCTACCGCCGCACCGGCGCGGCGACGACACCGACGTCCGAAGGAGAGGCCAAGTGA
- a CDS encoding 3-hydroxyacyl-ACP dehydratase FabZ family protein: MNVSAPEEAPHATAGTGGFHGIHRIKNTIPHRFPILLVDRIGEVVPGARMTAYKAISGNEPCYAQLGQHAAPADYAYPIAFVVESWAQSAVLLSTWEQPNPDVLAGKVELAGAINDVVFDGQAYPGEVLEHSVRLLKQAGDTAILAGETHVGGRRLLSVGAFVVALKDVTELLPAPAGLPV, encoded by the coding sequence GTGAACGTGTCCGCACCCGAGGAGGCACCTCACGCGACCGCCGGGACCGGCGGATTCCACGGGATCCACCGGATCAAGAACACCATCCCGCACCGCTTCCCCATCCTGCTCGTCGACCGGATCGGCGAGGTCGTCCCCGGCGCGCGCATGACGGCGTACAAGGCGATCTCCGGCAACGAGCCCTGCTACGCGCAGCTCGGGCAGCACGCGGCGCCCGCCGACTACGCGTATCCGATCGCCTTCGTCGTCGAGTCGTGGGCGCAGTCCGCCGTGCTCCTGTCCACCTGGGAGCAGCCGAACCCGGACGTGCTCGCCGGCAAGGTCGAACTGGCCGGCGCCATCAACGACGTGGTCTTCGACGGCCAGGCGTACCCGGGGGAGGTCCTCGAACACTCCGTACGTCTGCTCAAGCAGGCCGGGGACACCGCCATCCTCGCCGGGGAGACCCATGTCGGCGGCCGCCGGCTCCTGAGCGTCGGCGCCTTCGTCGTCGCCCTCAAGGACGTCACCGAACTGCTGCCCGCGCCCGCGGGCCTGCCTGTGTGA
- a CDS encoding SDR family oxidoreductase, with the protein MLKSLEGSWCLVLGASSGIGRAISLGLAREGVNVVGVHFDTAARDEEVAALVEEIRGHGVEVSFHNANAASRATRDRLVPEIAELTGSTGGIRILVHSLAFGTLVPFLPREGWERPIAPRQLEMTLDVMAHSLVYWTQDLHRAGLLRSGSKIYAMTSAGVVQALPSYGAVSAAKSALEAHVRQLACELAPQGIAVNALRAGVTLTPALQAIPEHAGYVARAAVNNPHSRLTRPDDVAEAIAVLSRTDSSWISGNTIGVDGAELHAAAGAWGPAGTGTTDNAPKGEGR; encoded by the coding sequence ATGCTGAAATCCCTTGAAGGCAGCTGGTGCCTGGTACTCGGCGCCTCCAGCGGAATCGGCCGGGCCATCAGCCTCGGCCTGGCCCGCGAGGGGGTCAACGTCGTCGGGGTGCACTTCGACACCGCGGCCCGTGACGAGGAGGTCGCGGCACTCGTCGAGGAGATCCGCGGGCACGGCGTCGAGGTGTCCTTCCACAACGCGAACGCCGCGAGCCGCGCCACCCGCGACCGGCTGGTGCCCGAGATCGCCGAACTGACCGGCTCCACCGGCGGCATCCGCATCCTGGTGCACTCCCTCGCCTTCGGCACGCTCGTGCCGTTCCTGCCCCGCGAGGGCTGGGAGCGGCCCATCGCCCCCCGTCAGCTGGAGATGACCCTCGACGTCATGGCGCACAGCCTCGTCTACTGGACGCAGGACCTGCACCGGGCCGGACTGCTGCGCAGCGGTTCCAAGATCTACGCGATGACCAGCGCGGGCGTCGTGCAGGCGCTGCCCAGCTACGGCGCGGTCTCCGCCGCCAAGAGCGCCCTGGAAGCCCATGTCCGGCAGCTCGCCTGCGAGTTGGCGCCGCAGGGCATCGCCGTCAACGCACTGCGGGCCGGTGTCACGCTGACGCCCGCGCTCCAGGCCATCCCCGAGCACGCCGGCTATGTCGCGCGCGCCGCGGTGAACAACCCGCACTCCCGGCTGACCAGGCCCGACGACGTCGCCGAGGCGATCGCGGTGCTCTCGCGCACCGACTCGTCCTGGATCAGCGGCAACACCATCGGCGTGGACGGCGCCGAACTGCATGCCGCCGCCGGGGCCTGGGGCCCCGCCGGAACCGGCACCACCGACAACGCGCCGAAGGGCGAGGGACGATGA
- a CDS encoding acyl carrier protein, with the protein MTETTVSSDATGTRALDKEELRVLVAEILDLDATEVTDEAHFVDDLDVDSLMALEITVRLEREYAVKMAEAELVAITSLRGTYELLQSKLKEKEGAA; encoded by the coding sequence ATGACCGAGACCACAGTCAGCAGCGACGCCACCGGCACCCGCGCCCTCGACAAGGAGGAACTGCGCGTCCTCGTCGCGGAGATCCTCGACCTCGACGCCACGGAGGTGACCGACGAGGCCCACTTCGTCGACGACCTCGACGTGGACTCGCTGATGGCCCTGGAGATAACCGTGCGCCTGGAGCGGGAGTACGCGGTGAAGATGGCCGAGGCCGAACTCGTCGCCATCACCTCCCTGCGGGGCACCTACGAGCTGCTCCAGAGCAAGCTGAAGGAGAAGGAGGGGGCCGCGTGA
- a CDS encoding fatty acyl-AMP ligase yields the protein MICFDGYVSGFRRRVAEHPDRIAVRFASADTTTDELLSYARLDGAARSVAQWLATRTAPGQRVLLAFHPGTGFIRAFLGCLYAGVIPVPVPAQGGHSTQQARIHGIAADSGASLVLDDATLEQAVATDVLGWTLPAVLPQLPAFLQYTSGSTSEPKGVVVSHAALVHNIELMRSSHGWHGGQTWCSWLPAYHDMGLIAMMLTPLYLGGTAVLMPPTDFLKRPVSWLRLIDRTGAAISCAPNFAYDLCARRLTDEQVAGLDLSRWTHACNGAEPVDAATLTRFADRFAPAGLRPEALLPGYGLAESTLFVTGTRVETPPVVTAVDAAELAAGRLTEAGPGAAGQELVSSGIVRGLEVRIVDPATARVLPDGEIGEIWIRGESLALGYWAREEETRRTFGATAAGLGGGFLRTGDLGALFGGELYVTGRIKEMIIVHGRNLYPHDIEREIGALEEEFGNLPAAAFAVPQGSHEEIVVTQEVRAGRRGEDELRHLATSARARLGRRLGVRVGAVALVRVGEVRRTTSGKIRRTLMRELYLKDALAHAGAPRTRKADSR from the coding sequence GTGATCTGCTTCGACGGGTACGTGAGCGGATTCCGGCGCCGGGTCGCGGAGCATCCGGACCGGATCGCCGTCCGTTTCGCCTCCGCGGACACGACCACGGACGAGCTGCTCAGTTACGCCCGGCTGGACGGCGCCGCCCGGTCGGTGGCCCAGTGGCTCGCCACCCGCACCGCCCCCGGCCAACGGGTGCTGCTCGCCTTCCATCCCGGTACCGGATTCATCCGGGCCTTCCTCGGGTGTCTGTACGCGGGAGTGATCCCGGTACCGGTACCGGCGCAGGGCGGACACAGCACGCAGCAGGCGCGCATCCACGGCATCGCGGCCGACAGCGGCGCGAGCCTGGTCCTCGACGACGCGACGCTCGAACAGGCCGTGGCCACCGATGTGCTCGGCTGGACGCTGCCTGCCGTGCTGCCGCAGCTGCCGGCGTTCCTCCAGTACACCTCCGGCTCGACCAGTGAGCCCAAGGGGGTGGTGGTCTCCCACGCCGCCCTGGTCCACAACATCGAGCTGATGCGCAGCAGTCACGGCTGGCACGGCGGGCAGACCTGGTGCAGCTGGCTTCCCGCGTACCACGACATGGGCCTCATCGCGATGATGCTCACGCCGCTCTACCTCGGCGGCACCGCCGTCCTGATGCCGCCCACCGACTTCCTGAAGCGGCCCGTCTCCTGGCTGCGGCTGATCGACCGGACCGGCGCCGCCATCAGCTGCGCCCCCAACTTCGCCTACGACCTGTGCGCGCGGCGGCTCACCGACGAACAGGTCGCCGGACTCGACCTGTCGCGCTGGACGCACGCCTGCAACGGCGCCGAACCGGTCGACGCCGCGACCCTGACCCGCTTCGCGGACCGGTTCGCGCCGGCCGGGCTGCGGCCCGAGGCGCTGCTGCCCGGCTACGGGCTGGCCGAGTCGACGCTGTTCGTGACCGGCACCCGGGTGGAGACGCCCCCGGTGGTCACCGCCGTGGACGCGGCCGAACTCGCCGCCGGACGCCTCACCGAGGCCGGCCCGGGCGCGGCCGGACAGGAGCTGGTGAGCAGCGGCATCGTGCGCGGACTTGAGGTGCGGATCGTCGATCCGGCGACGGCCCGGGTGCTCCCCGACGGGGAGATCGGCGAGATCTGGATCCGCGGCGAGAGCCTCGCGCTGGGCTACTGGGCGCGCGAGGAGGAGACCCGGCGCACCTTCGGCGCCACCGCCGCCGGTCTCGGCGGCGGTTTCCTGCGCACCGGCGACCTCGGCGCCCTCTTCGGCGGCGAGCTGTACGTCACCGGACGCATCAAGGAAATGATCATCGTGCACGGGCGGAACCTCTACCCGCACGACATCGAGCGGGAGATCGGCGCCCTGGAGGAGGAGTTCGGGAACCTTCCGGCCGCCGCCTTCGCGGTCCCGCAGGGGTCGCACGAGGAGATCGTCGTCACCCAGGAGGTACGGGCGGGCCGCCGCGGCGAGGACGAGCTGCGGCACCTGGCGACCAGCGCGCGGGCCCGGCTGGGCCGGCGCCTCGGGGTCAGGGTCGGCGCCGTCGCCCTGGTGCGGGTCGGCGAGGTGCGGCGCACCACCAGCGGCAAGATCCGCCGCACCCTCATGCGGGAGCTGTACCTCAAGGACGCGCTGGCGCACGCCGGTGCGCCCCGGACGCGGAAGGCGGACAGCCGGTGA